In Sphingomonas crocodyli, a genomic segment contains:
- the lon gene encoding endopeptidase La: MTETLPLLPLRDIVVFPHMIVPLFVGREKSVAALEAAMAADKSIFLVAQLDPAEDDPDRDALYDLGVVATVLQLLKLPDGTVRVLVEGKQRARLTELVAGETHLNAAIETLEPATSDDEEAAEPAEPMSHELSALMRSVIDQFENYARLNKKLPAETSVQLSQIEDPSKLADSVAANISIKVAEKQALLVELDAAKRLEMAFALMEGELGVLQVEKKIRSRVKRQMEKTQREYYLNEQLKAIQRELGNGGDEGDGGDELAELTQKIAELKLSKEARAKANAELKKLRTMAPMSAEATVVRNYLDVLLGLPWGKKSKLKKDIAAAQAVLDADHHGLEKVKDRIVEYLAVQARTNKLKGPILCLVGPPGVGKTSLGRSIAKATGRQFVRQSLGGVRDEAEIRGHRRTYIGSLPGKIVTNLKKAGTSNPLFLLDEIDKLGQDFRGDPASALLEVLDPEQNNKFQDHYLEIDVDLSDIMFVCTANSLNLPQPLLDRMEIIRLEGYTEDEKVAIAQEHLLDKQVEAHGLKKGEFELTEAALRDLIRYYTREAGVRTLEREIAKVARKALRRILEGKAESVVVTPENLHEFSGVRKFRYGIGEEEDQIGAVTGLAWTEVGGELLSIEAVTVPGKGGVHTTGKLGDVMKESVQAAFSFVRARAPGYGIKPSLFGRKDVHIHLPEGAVPKDGPSAGIGIVTCIVSALTGIPVRREVAMTGEVTLRGRVLPIGGLKEKLLAALRGGITTVLIPKENEKDLAEIPANVREGLKIIPVSHVDEVLELALSAQTTPIEWTEADDLASQPVPPPGAPGPATGTVHH; encoded by the coding sequence ATGACCGAAACACTGCCCCTGCTGCCGCTGCGCGACATCGTCGTGTTCCCGCACATGATCGTGCCCCTGTTCGTCGGCCGCGAAAAATCGGTGGCCGCTCTGGAAGCCGCGATGGCGGCGGACAAGTCGATCTTCCTGGTGGCGCAGCTCGATCCGGCTGAGGACGATCCCGATCGCGATGCGCTCTACGATCTGGGCGTTGTCGCCACGGTATTGCAGCTTCTGAAACTGCCCGACGGCACGGTCCGCGTGCTGGTCGAGGGCAAGCAGCGTGCGCGCCTGACCGAACTGGTCGCGGGCGAGACGCATCTGAACGCCGCGATCGAAACGCTGGAGCCCGCCACGTCGGATGACGAGGAAGCGGCCGAACCCGCCGAGCCGATGAGCCATGAGCTTTCGGCGCTGATGCGATCGGTGATCGACCAGTTCGAAAATTATGCGCGATTGAACAAGAAGCTGCCGGCCGAAACATCGGTCCAGCTGAGCCAGATCGAGGATCCGTCGAAGCTGGCCGACTCGGTCGCCGCCAACATCTCGATCAAGGTTGCCGAGAAGCAGGCGCTGCTGGTCGAACTCGACGCCGCCAAGCGGCTCGAAATGGCGTTTGCGCTGATGGAAGGCGAGCTGGGCGTCCTGCAGGTCGAAAAGAAGATCCGCAGCCGCGTGAAGCGGCAGATGGAGAAGACCCAGCGCGAATATTACCTCAACGAACAGTTGAAGGCGATCCAGCGCGAGCTGGGCAATGGCGGTGACGAAGGCGATGGCGGCGACGAGCTGGCCGAGCTGACGCAGAAGATCGCAGAACTCAAGCTGTCCAAGGAAGCGCGCGCCAAGGCCAATGCGGAGCTGAAGAAGCTGCGCACGATGGCGCCGATGTCGGCCGAAGCGACGGTGGTGCGCAACTATCTGGACGTGCTGCTGGGCCTGCCGTGGGGCAAGAAGTCCAAGCTGAAGAAGGATATTGCGGCGGCGCAGGCCGTGCTCGATGCCGATCATCACGGGCTGGAGAAGGTGAAGGACCGGATCGTCGAATATCTGGCGGTCCAGGCGCGCACCAACAAGCTGAAGGGTCCGATCCTGTGCCTCGTCGGCCCGCCGGGCGTGGGCAAGACCTCGCTCGGCCGTTCGATCGCCAAGGCGACCGGACGTCAGTTCGTGCGCCAGTCGCTGGGCGGCGTGCGCGACGAGGCCGAGATCCGTGGCCACCGCCGCACCTATATCGGTTCGCTGCCGGGCAAGATCGTGACGAACCTGAAGAAGGCCGGCACGTCCAACCCGCTGTTCCTGCTCGACGAGATCGACAAGCTGGGCCAGGATTTCCGCGGCGATCCGGCGTCGGCGCTGCTCGAGGTGCTCGATCCGGAACAGAACAACAAGTTCCAGGATCATTATCTGGAGATCGACGTCGATCTTTCGGACATCATGTTCGTGTGCACCGCGAACAGCCTGAACCTGCCGCAGCCGTTGCTCGATCGCATGGAGATCATCCGTCTGGAGGGTTATACCGAGGACGAGAAGGTCGCGATCGCGCAGGAGCATCTGCTCGACAAGCAGGTCGAGGCGCATGGCCTCAAGAAGGGCGAGTTCGAGCTGACCGAGGCCGCGCTGCGCGACCTGATCCGCTATTACACCCGCGAGGCGGGCGTCCGCACGCTGGAGCGCGAGATCGCCAAGGTCGCGCGCAAGGCGCTGCGCCGCATTCTGGAGGGCAAGGCCGAGAGCGTCGTCGTGACGCCCGAAAACCTGCACGAATTCTCCGGCGTCCGTAAGTTCCGGTACGGGATCGGCGAGGAAGAGGATCAGATCGGCGCGGTGACGGGGCTGGCGTGGACCGAGGTGGGCGGCGAATTGCTGTCGATCGAGGCGGTGACGGTGCCCGGCAAGGGCGGCGTCCACACGACCGGCAAGCTGGGCGACGTGATGAAGGAATCGGTCCAGGCAGCCTTCAGCTTCGTGCGCGCCCGCGCGCCGGGCTATGGCATCAAGCCCAGCCTGTTCGGCCGCAAGGACGTCCACATCCACCTGCCCGAAGGTGCTGTGCCCAAGGACGGGCCGTCGGCGGGCATCGGCATCGTCACCTGCATCGTCTCCGCGCTGACCGGCATTCCGGTGCGCCGCGAAGTCGCGATGACGGGTGAGGTTACGCTGCGCGGCCGCGTGCTGCCGATCGGTGGCCTCAAGGAGAAGCTGCTGGCGGCGCTGCGTGGCGGGATCACGACCGTTCTCATCCCCAAGGAGAATGAGAAGGATCTGGCCGAAATCCCGGCGAACGTGCGCGAGGGGCTGAAGATCATCCCCGTGTCGCATGTCGACGAGGTGCTCGAACTGGCGCTGTCGGCGCAGACGACCCCGATCGAATGGACCGAGGCCGACGACCTCGCCAGCCAGCCGGTCCCGCCCCCGGGCGCTCCCGGGCCGGCGACGGGGACGGTCCACCACTGA
- a CDS encoding N-acyl-D-amino-acid deacylase family protein gives MATSDIIIRGGTVVDGTGAEPYQADVAIRDGVIAAVGQNLGSAREEIDATGCIVTPGFVDIHTHYDGQAIWSDRMEPSSNHGVTTVVMGNCGVGFAPCRAEDHDLLITVMEGVEDIPGVVMNAGLSWNWETFPEYLNEVDKRPRDIDVAAYLPHSPLRVYVMGKRGAEREEATAEDLAKMRAIAKEAIEAGALGCATSRVFIHRTSDGKYIPTYRSSEAELQNLADGMTDAGGGIMQMVGNTPEDGWEHDVRMMERITTASGRPFTFTMGAHTDSHDVMKVLREANDGGAKLTGQIFPRPVGMILAHNLSWNPFTFCPSFAPLAALSDEDRLVELRKPEVRARLVSEEADLQIPLAKSTRDFTRMFPLGDPPNYEPTPEDSVAARAAREGVDPFEWAYDYLLQNDGKAQLLLSLGNFVNGSLDLLREMMDHPNLIFGLGDGGAHYGLICDASFPTHILTHWVRDRGRGLLPLSQAVATLTRRPAETVGLYDRGVLAPGYKADVNVIDTAKLALHAPTAVRDLPGGGRRLMQKASGYRASIVSGRTISRDGVPTGDLPGRLVRGAQAAPVAMAAE, from the coding sequence ATGGCGACATCTGACATCATCATCCGCGGCGGCACGGTCGTCGACGGCACCGGCGCCGAACCCTATCAGGCCGATGTCGCGATCCGCGACGGCGTGATCGCCGCGGTCGGCCAGAACCTTGGCAGCGCGCGCGAGGAGATCGACGCGACGGGGTGCATCGTCACCCCCGGCTTCGTCGACATCCACACCCATTATGATGGGCAGGCGATCTGGTCCGACCGGATGGAGCCTTCGTCCAACCACGGCGTGACGACGGTGGTGATGGGCAATTGCGGCGTCGGCTTCGCGCCGTGCCGTGCCGAGGATCACGACCTGCTGATCACCGTGATGGAGGGGGTCGAGGACATTCCCGGCGTGGTGATGAATGCGGGCCTTTCGTGGAACTGGGAAACCTTCCCCGAATATCTGAACGAGGTCGACAAGCGGCCGCGCGATATCGATGTAGCCGCCTATCTGCCGCACAGCCCGTTGCGCGTCTATGTGATGGGCAAGCGCGGGGCCGAGCGCGAGGAGGCGACCGCGGAGGATCTGGCGAAGATGCGCGCGATCGCCAAGGAAGCGATCGAGGCCGGGGCGCTGGGTTGCGCGACGTCGCGCGTGTTCATCCACCGCACGTCCGACGGCAAATATATCCCGACCTATCGTTCGTCCGAGGCGGAGCTGCAGAACCTGGCCGACGGCATGACCGACGCGGGCGGGGGGATCATGCAGATGGTCGGCAACACGCCCGAGGACGGGTGGGAGCATGACGTGCGCATGATGGAGCGGATCACGACGGCGTCGGGCCGCCCCTTCACCTTCACGATGGGCGCGCACACCGACAGCCACGACGTGATGAAGGTGCTGCGCGAGGCGAATGATGGCGGTGCGAAGCTGACCGGCCAGATCTTCCCGCGCCCGGTGGGGATGATCCTGGCGCACAATCTGTCGTGGAACCCGTTCACCTTCTGCCCGAGCTTCGCGCCGCTGGCGGCGCTTTCGGACGAGGACCGGCTGGTCGAATTGCGCAAGCCCGAAGTGCGCGCGCGGCTGGTGTCTGAGGAAGCCGACCTGCAGATTCCGCTGGCCAAGAGCACGCGCGACTTCACCCGCATGTTCCCGCTGGGCGATCCGCCGAACTACGAGCCGACCCCGGAGGACAGCGTCGCCGCACGCGCCGCGCGCGAGGGCGTGGACCCGTTCGAATGGGCTTATGACTATCTGCTCCAGAATGACGGCAAGGCGCAGTTGCTGCTGTCGCTGGGCAATTTCGTGAACGGATCGCTCGATCTGCTGCGCGAGATGATGGACCATCCCAACCTGATCTTCGGGCTGGGCGACGGTGGCGCGCATTACGGGCTGATCTGCGACGCGAGCTTCCCGACGCATATCCTGACGCATTGGGTGCGCGATCGCGGGCGCGGGCTGCTGCCGCTGAGCCAGGCGGTCGCGACGCTGACCCGGCGGCCGGCGGAGACGGTGGGGCTGTACGATCGCGGCGTGCTGGCGCCCGGATACAAGGCCGACGTCAACGTGATCGACACCGCGAAGCTGGCGCTCCACGCGCCGACGGCGGTGCGCGACCTGCCCGGCGGCGGACGGCGGCTGATGCAGAAGGCGAGCGGCTATCGCGCGTCGATCGTGTCGGGCCGGACGATCTCCCGCGATGGCGTGCCGACCGGCGACCTGCCCGGCCGGCTGGTGCGCGGCGCGCAGGCCGCGCCGGTGGCGATGGCGGCGGAGTAG
- a CDS encoding 3-keto-5-aminohexanoate cleavage protein — protein sequence MAKVMIEAAINGMNLRDQNRNIAYSNEEVIADAVATTRAGASMIHFHAKQPDGGWNDEVDDLAAIMRGIRAEGVSPILWPTFSGGADVPQRFRHYTALSADPATKPDVGACDMGSVNLAWWDEANKRYIRTHLYQNLIDTTREVIEHHTSLGLTRPTLQIFEPGHLRTALKFLEMGVLGEPLLVKFYLGGPEQPFGLPPTPASLEAYADMLKGVRASWFASCFGGDIIPLLPYAIAMGGHCRIGLEDHDYKHEGQPTNVELVKRCVAIIEAMGHEVATPEDARALLEI from the coding sequence ATGGCCAAGGTCATGATCGAGGCCGCGATCAACGGGATGAACCTGCGGGATCAGAACCGGAATATCGCGTATAGCAATGAAGAGGTGATCGCCGATGCGGTCGCCACCACGCGCGCGGGCGCATCGATGATCCATTTCCACGCCAAGCAGCCCGATGGCGGCTGGAATGACGAGGTCGACGATCTGGCCGCGATCATGCGCGGCATCCGCGCCGAGGGCGTGTCGCCGATCCTGTGGCCGACCTTTTCGGGCGGGGCCGACGTGCCGCAGCGTTTCCGCCATTATACCGCCTTGTCGGCCGATCCGGCGACCAAGCCCGATGTCGGCGCGTGCGACATGGGTTCGGTGAACCTGGCGTGGTGGGACGAGGCGAACAAACGCTACATCCGCACGCACCTCTACCAGAACCTGATCGACACGACCCGCGAGGTGATCGAGCATCATACGTCGCTGGGCCTCACCCGGCCGACGCTGCAGATCTTCGAGCCGGGCCATCTGCGCACCGCGCTCAAGTTCCTGGAGATGGGCGTGCTGGGTGAGCCGCTGCTGGTGAAATTCTATCTGGGCGGCCCCGAACAGCCCTTCGGCCTGCCGCCGACGCCCGCCAGCCTGGAGGCTTATGCCGACATGCTGAAGGGGGTGCGGGCCTCCTGGTTCGCGAGCTGCTTCGGCGGCGATATCATCCCGCTGCTGCCCTACGCGATCGCGATGGGCGGGCACTGCCGGATCGGGCTGGAAGATCATGATTACAAGCATGAAGGGCAGCCGACGAACGTCGAGCTGGTGAAGCGCTGCGTCGCGATCATCGAGGCGATGGGCCACGAGGTCGCGACCCCCGAAGACGCCCGCGCGCTGCTCGAAATCTGA
- a CDS encoding helix-turn-helix domain-containing protein — translation MAQTQAYHEADDYSVKVTRFFTEQPVSSVIRTPDNHLVLFLPLSRIDPGQARCPEFGITDYVQGGSIRFRPAGVTYEWRNLHGHTRVLIHGFSNDRMHQAVERDFGWTDEQLERGLDLAGSRLTPLMLHMLDEVTQPGLGSAAVTDALSTVMIYELCRYLLKERVPVEASGGLSSRQLGLIRDRLEDDPAVALDELAQLCGMGTRNLQRLFKASTGESVSSYARRLQIARARAFLDSTDLPLKEVAFRLGFTHTSSFNAAFRKSTSQTPADYRRRTRKGYTALS, via the coding sequence ATGGCGCAGACCCAGGCATATCACGAGGCCGACGATTATTCGGTCAAGGTCACCCGCTTCTTCACGGAGCAGCCGGTGAGCTCGGTGATCCGCACGCCCGACAATCATCTGGTCCTGTTCCTGCCGCTCAGCCGGATCGATCCCGGCCAGGCGCGCTGCCCGGAGTTCGGGATCACCGATTATGTGCAGGGCGGATCGATCCGTTTCCGCCCCGCCGGCGTCACCTATGAATGGCGCAACCTGCACGGGCACACCCGCGTCCTGATCCACGGCTTTTCGAACGATCGCATGCATCAGGCGGTCGAGCGCGATTTCGGCTGGACCGACGAACAGCTGGAGCGCGGGCTCGATCTCGCCGGATCGCGGCTGACCCCGCTGATGCTCCACATGCTCGACGAAGTGACCCAGCCCGGCCTCGGCAGCGCCGCCGTCACCGATGCCCTGTCGACCGTGATGATCTACGAACTGTGCCGCTACCTGTTGAAGGAGCGCGTGCCGGTCGAGGCGAGCGGCGGGCTTTCGAGCCGCCAGCTGGGCCTGATCCGCGATCGGCTGGAGGATGATCCCGCCGTCGCGCTCGACGAACTGGCGCAGCTCTGCGGCATGGGCACGCGCAACCTGCAGCGGCTGTTCAAGGCCAGCACCGGCGAAAGCGTGTCGAGCTATGCCCGCCGGCTCCAGATCGCCCGCGCGCGCGCCTTCCTCGACAGCACCGATCTTCCGCTGAAGGAAGTCGCGTTCCGGCTGGGCTTCACGCACACGAGCAGCTTCAACGCCGCCTTCCGCAAATCGACCTCTCAAACCCCGGCCGACTATCGCCGCCGCACCCGCAAGGGCTACACCGCGCTCTCCTGA
- a CDS encoding glycosyltransferase family 87 protein, which produces MSDARGPDAAPTGAVAVLWFAGTVSTLLLFAFDIGHLRGLLVPEHGVLIGRDFVNIWVGGKLAWGGRLDILYDPQAYWAAARGMFAGLLPHNYSYPPQSLIPAALLSLLPYPAALATWLVATTGLFLIAARPFMRGLPLWMAALTPGALINIWAGQYGLLAGALWLFAFAAMDRRQGQAGLSAALLTVKPHLGLLIPIIWIARRRWTALGVAVAGTLAIVAVSAALFGTGIWIDYLTKAPETQRAILEAPGDQLYFRMMPTTLVALRGYPAMLGIAVQAATALAALALLWRARKAGAGDLAFIAATATFLILPYAFDYDMTVATLGFGLTLATRWRRLAAWEAPVLCVAYLLPGRMIAFGAIPVGVAPLVLLGALWVQVRHASPQESAV; this is translated from the coding sequence GTGTCGGACGCACGGGGGCCGGACGCCGCGCCGACGGGGGCGGTCGCGGTGCTGTGGTTTGCGGGCACCGTCTCCACTCTGCTGCTGTTCGCGTTCGATATCGGGCATCTGCGGGGGCTTCTCGTGCCCGAACATGGCGTCCTGATCGGGCGCGATTTCGTGAACATTTGGGTGGGTGGCAAGCTCGCCTGGGGCGGGCGGCTCGACATCCTTTACGATCCGCAAGCCTATTGGGCAGCGGCGCGGGGGATGTTTGCGGGGCTGTTGCCGCACAATTATTCCTATCCGCCGCAGAGCCTGATCCCGGCCGCCCTGCTGTCGCTGCTGCCCTATCCGGCGGCACTGGCGACGTGGCTGGTGGCGACGACGGGCCTGTTCCTGATCGCCGCGCGGCCGTTCATGCGCGGGCTGCCGCTCTGGATGGCGGCGCTGACGCCCGGCGCGCTGATCAACATCTGGGCGGGGCAATATGGGCTGCTGGCGGGGGCTTTGTGGCTGTTCGCCTTCGCCGCGATGGACCGGCGGCAGGGGCAAGCGGGGCTCTCCGCCGCTTTGCTGACGGTGAAACCGCATCTGGGGCTGCTGATCCCGATCATCTGGATCGCGCGGCGGCGGTGGACCGCTTTGGGCGTGGCGGTGGCGGGCACGCTGGCGATCGTGGCGGTGAGCGCGGCTTTGTTTGGGACCGGCATCTGGATCGATTATCTGACCAAGGCGCCCGAGACGCAGCGCGCGATCCTGGAGGCGCCGGGGGATCAGCTCTATTTCCGGATGATGCCGACCACCCTCGTCGCTTTGCGCGGTTATCCGGCGATGCTGGGTATCGCGGTGCAGGCGGCGACGGCGCTCGCGGCGCTGGCGCTGCTATGGCGGGCGCGCAAGGCGGGGGCGGGGGATCTGGCGTTCATCGCGGCGACCGCGACCTTCCTGATACTGCCTTATGCGTTCGATTATGACATGACGGTCGCGACGCTCGGTTTCGGGCTGACGCTGGCGACGCGCTGGCGGCGGCTGGCGGCGTGGGAGGCGCCGGTGCTGTGCGTTGCTTATCTGCTGCCCGGAAGGATGATCGCGTTCGGGGCGATCCCGGTGGGGGTGGCGCCGCTGGTTCTGCTGGGCGCCTTATGGGTGCAGGTGCGCCATGCCAGCCCTCAGGAGAGCGCGGTGTAG
- a CDS encoding class I adenylate-forming enzyme family protein: MSGAIDRAEAIRRVMAPGSDWEMVTEMVDGQPLRLFRGFARTLPDFYQQALDTYGDRILFVDGDTTFTYADIFAESARLAVALRDRFGVGAGSRVGIVMQNCREYLTSFTAVTMLGGVGVLINSRGTGGEIARAIEDTDCALVIADGKRIARLLASSNPPPPGGGGSVADGGGGHETSGSSPSSPSVASGDTSPWRGRMNVPLIATDGDLPGVASYADLIAAIPETPFFARPADPGELAAMMFTSGTTGRPKGAALAHRSMLAGLSVSVFANAVGTEMIRAAMGPAADAMLARQSANLMIAPLFHVSGLHNVYLRALAQGGRIHRLSRWDPEEAIRLIAEHRIESIGCVPTMMWDILRSPIFADHDLSCLRSIGAGGAPFPDNLVREMKEKLPGCTIGMGYGMTESNGAGTNIGGPDLAARPGAVGRPNPLTDIRIVDDQAQPLPQGETGEIAMRGSVVMQGYFGNAEATAAKIVDGWLLTGDVGRFDAEGYLHLVDRKTQMIITGGENVYCAEVEAALSTHPDVREVVAVGVPDDRLGERVVAAIAAQPGVAIDTQALDAHVRARLADYKAPRDYVVQPDPFDRTANAKIDRRAVTEAVRARFAAGAGA; this comes from the coding sequence ATGAGCGGAGCGATCGACAGGGCCGAGGCGATACGCCGCGTGATGGCGCCCGGCAGCGATTGGGAAATGGTGACCGAAATGGTCGATGGCCAGCCGCTGCGCCTGTTCCGCGGCTTCGCGCGCACGCTGCCCGATTTCTACCAACAGGCGCTCGACACCTATGGCGATCGCATCCTGTTCGTCGATGGCGACACGACCTTCACCTATGCCGACATCTTTGCCGAATCCGCGCGGCTGGCGGTGGCGTTGCGCGATCGTTTCGGGGTGGGGGCGGGCAGCCGCGTCGGAATCGTGATGCAGAATTGCCGCGAATATCTGACCAGCTTTACGGCGGTCACGATGCTGGGCGGCGTCGGCGTGCTGATCAACAGCCGGGGGACGGGCGGCGAGATCGCCCGCGCGATCGAGGATACCGACTGCGCGCTCGTGATCGCTGACGGCAAGCGGATCGCGCGGCTGTTGGCTTCCTCTAATCCTCCCCCGCCAGGGGGAGGTGGCAGCGTAGCTGACGGAGGGGGAGGACACGAAACCTCTGGATCATCGCCGTCCTCCCCCTCCGTCGCCTCCGGCGACACCTCCCCCTGGCGGGGGAGGATGAATGTGCCTCTCATCGCTACGGACGGCGATCTGCCCGGCGTCGCATCCTATGCCGATCTGATCGCGGCCATTCCCGAAACCCCCTTCTTCGCGCGGCCCGCCGATCCGGGTGAGCTGGCGGCGATGATGTTCACGTCGGGCACGACCGGCCGGCCCAAGGGCGCGGCGCTCGCGCATCGCAGCATGCTCGCGGGGCTGTCGGTCAGCGTGTTCGCCAATGCGGTGGGGACCGAGATGATCCGCGCGGCGATGGGGCCGGCGGCGGACGCGATGCTCGCGCGGCAGAGCGCGAACCTGATGATCGCCCCGCTGTTCCACGTCAGCGGGCTGCACAATGTCTATCTGCGCGCGCTGGCGCAGGGCGGGCGTATCCACCGCCTGTCGCGCTGGGATCCGGAAGAAGCGATCCGCCTGATCGCCGAGCATCGGATCGAATCGATCGGCTGCGTGCCGACGATGATGTGGGACATTCTCCGCTCCCCGATCTTCGCCGATCATGACCTGAGCTGCTTGCGGTCGATCGGCGCGGGCGGCGCGCCTTTCCCCGACAATCTGGTGCGCGAGATGAAGGAAAAGCTGCCTGGCTGCACGATCGGCATGGGCTATGGCATGACCGAGAGCAACGGCGCCGGCACCAATATCGGCGGCCCCGATCTGGCCGCGCGGCCGGGCGCCGTCGGGCGGCCCAACCCGCTGACCGACATCCGCATCGTTGATGATCAGGCGCAGCCGCTGCCGCAGGGCGAAACGGGCGAGATCGCGATGCGCGGATCGGTCGTCATGCAGGGCTATTTCGGCAATGCGGAGGCGACCGCCGCGAAGATCGTCGACGGCTGGCTGCTGACCGGCGATGTCGGGCGCTTCGATGCGGAGGGCTATCTCCACCTCGTCGACCGCAAGACGCAGATGATCATCACCGGCGGCGAGAATGTCTATTGCGCCGAGGTGGAGGCCGCCTTGTCGACCCACCCGGACGTGCGTGAGGTTGTCGCGGTCGGCGTGCCGGACGATCGGCTGGGCGAACGCGTGGTCGCGGCCATCGCGGCGCAGCCGGGGGTGGCGATCGATACGCAGGCGCTCGACGCGCATGTCCGCGCGCGGCTGGCCGATTATAAGGCACCGCGCGATTATGTGGTGCAGCCCGATCCGTTCGATCGCACTGCCAATGCGAAGATCGACCGCCGCGCCGTGACCGAGGCGGTCCGCGCGCGCTTTGCTGCGGGGGCAGGCGCCTGA
- a CDS encoding GMC family oxidoreductase: protein MTAGYDHIVVGGGSSGCIVASRLSDDPDVRVLLVEAGRRDAGLLSTIPGMIFRVAYDPRNGWGYMTEPQAALNGRALSMTQARVLGGGSAINGMCYSRGFAHEFDHWRALGADGWSYDEVLPWFRKLERSARGGGRWHGNGGPMSVVRGGSRLGIIHAAAEAMAQAGYARLDDLSVPEPDGMGHYDWFIARGRRASTASAYPGILSHRPNLTVMADATVLRVIVEGDRAVGIEVARDRRIETIRAEGEVILSGGAINSPKLLLQSGIGDGDALKALGIPVVLDRPQVGRNLQNHTAYVLTYTVNAPVTAYNYLKPVQGAIEVAHYLFGRGGFLAEGTGNYGGFFRSDPALSHPDFQLFVAGMLRGERRGPLGLLPDRHGFALGINEGRPKSRGEVRLRSADPFAPPVIDPRYFEDARDMEALIDATLRMRELAAQPALATLIEAEVGPGPAVTSRAQIAKHIRATVGNHYHVCGTCRMGSDADAVTDPQLRVKGIGGLRVADMSVAPELVNGNTGAAAMMIGERAAALVAGRGIE, encoded by the coding sequence GTGACGGCGGGATATGATCATATCGTGGTCGGCGGGGGCAGCAGCGGCTGCATCGTCGCATCGCGCCTGTCTGACGATCCCGACGTCCGCGTGCTGCTGGTCGAGGCGGGGCGGCGCGATGCGGGGCTGCTGTCGACGATCCCCGGCATGATCTTCCGCGTCGCTTATGATCCGCGCAACGGCTGGGGCTATATGACCGAGCCGCAGGCGGCGCTGAACGGACGTGCCTTGTCGATGACGCAGGCGCGGGTGCTGGGCGGCGGGAGTGCGATCAACGGCATGTGCTATTCGCGCGGCTTTGCGCATGAGTTCGACCATTGGCGCGCGCTCGGCGCCGATGGCTGGAGCTATGACGAGGTCTTGCCGTGGTTCCGCAAGCTGGAGCGCAGCGCGCGGGGCGGCGGGCGCTGGCACGGGAATGGTGGCCCGATGTCGGTGGTGCGCGGCGGATCGCGGCTGGGGATCATCCACGCGGCGGCCGAGGCGATGGCGCAGGCGGGCTATGCGCGGCTGGACGATCTGTCGGTGCCCGAACCCGACGGCATGGGCCATTATGACTGGTTCATCGCCAGGGGCCGCCGCGCCAGCACCGCGAGCGCCTATCCGGGCATATTGAGCCATCGCCCCAATCTGACGGTGATGGCCGACGCGACCGTGCTGCGCGTGATCGTCGAGGGCGATCGGGCGGTCGGGATCGAGGTGGCGCGCGACCGCCGGATCGAGACGATCCGCGCGGAGGGCGAAGTGATCCTGTCGGGCGGGGCGATCAACAGCCCGAAGCTGCTGCTGCAATCGGGGATCGGCGATGGCGATGCGCTCAAGGCGCTGGGCATTCCCGTGGTGCTCGATCGCCCGCAGGTGGGGCGCAATCTGCAGAACCACACGGCCTATGTCCTGACCTACACGGTCAACGCGCCGGTCACCGCCTATAACTATCTGAAGCCGGTGCAGGGCGCGATCGAGGTTGCGCATTATCTGTTCGGGCGGGGCGGTTTCCTGGCGGAGGGGACCGGCAATTATGGCGGCTTCTTCCGCAGCGATCCGGCGCTCAGCCATCCCGATTTCCAGCTGTTCGTCGCGGGCATGCTGCGCGGCGAACGGCGCGGGCCGCTGGGGCTGCTGCCCGATCGGCACGGTTTCGCGCTGGGGATCAACGAAGGGCGGCCCAAGAGCCGGGGCGAAGTGCGGCTGCGTTCGGCCGATCCGTTCGCGCCGCCGGTGATCGATCCGCGCTATTTCGAGGATGCGCGCGATATGGAGGCGCTGATCGACGCGACGCTGCGGATGCGCGAACTGGCCGCGCAGCCGGCGCTCGCGACGTTGATCGAGGCGGAGGTCGGGCCGGGACCGGCGGTGACGAGCCGCGCGCAGATCGCCAAACATATCCGCGCGACCGTGGGCAATCACTACCACGTCTGCGGCACCTGCCGGATGGGCAGCGACGCCGATGCCGTCACCGATCCACAGCTGCGCGTGAAGGGGATCGGCGGCTTGCGCGTCGCGGACATGAGCGTCGCGCCCGAACTGGTGAACGGCAATACGGGCGCGGCCGCGATGATGATCGGCGAGCGGGCGGCGGCGCTGGTCGCCGGGCGCGGGATCGAATAG